The Cognatishimia activa nucleotide sequence TTCGGCGTTTCTGCCTGCGCGACATGTGACGGCTTCTTCTATCGCGGACAAGAGATCGTGGTCATCGGTGGCGGCAACACCGCCGTCGAAGAAGCGCTCTTCCTGACGAACTTTGCTTCCAAAGTGACTTTGATCCACCGGCGCGATGAACTGCGCGCAGAAAAGATCCTGCAAGAGCGCCTGTTCAAGAATGAAAAAATTGAGACTCTCTGGTTCCATGAACTGGAAGAAGTTATCGGCACCGATGCGCCTCTCGGCGTAACCGGCGTAAAAGTCAAACACACCAAAACTGGCGAGATTAACGAGATCCCATGTGCCGGTGTCTTTGTTGCGATCGGTCATGCTCCGGCAACCGAACTCGTGAAAGACGTGCTAGAGACCCACAATGGAGGCTATGTCAAAGTTGAAGCTGGCAGCACACGAACCTCGATCCCAGGTATTTTCGCAGCGGGCGACCTGACAGACCATGTATATCGTCAGGCGGTGACCTCTGCGGGCATGGGCTGTATGGCAGCTTTGGACGCTGAAAAGTTCCTCGCTGAGAGCGAGTGACGCTTCAGGCGCATATTAAAACTGTGGTGGGGCGCTTCTGGCGCGCCACCTTTATCGGACAAGAACATCACCTTTTGTCCCCCGCCCAAGCCCCACGCGGACGATGGCACCACTCCCATCAAAAAACTCTGTATCTCTCTGGCACTCCTGACGGGTGCCGTATTGCAGTAAAAGCCTATCAGCGTTCAGATGATCCTCCGCGTCGAATTTTTCCCATCGATGTAAAGCAGGCGCGCGTTCTGGATTTAAGAAAACCTGAAACACGCGAAGCCTGCGCGACCACTTTGGCTGAGATGCACGTCTTTTGGGCCGACTTACACGCGGCAGACCAACACTCTCCTACTTGGGAGGTCAGCGATGCCGCAAGAGCGCTTGGTGTTGACGGTCTTCTTACACCCTCGCGATCACGCCCCGACCTGACGCATCTTACACTCTTTGAGTGGAATCAACCGGAGGCACCGCAGGTTTCATTGGCTGGAAAGCCCATCGATTTTTAGAGATATTCCGGGAAATCATTCTAAATCTGCCCCAAAAGTCTCAAACAAGGAAAAAGACTTTCCTTGAAAC carries:
- a CDS encoding RES family NAD+ phosphorylase; this encodes MTLQAHIKTVVGRFWRATFIGQEHHLLSPAQAPRGRWHHSHQKTLYLSGTPDGCRIAVKAYQRSDDPPRRIFPIDVKQARVLDLRKPETREACATTLAEMHVFWADLHAADQHSPTWEVSDAARALGVDGLLTPSRSRPDLTHLTLFEWNQPEAPQVSLAGKPIDF
- the trxB gene encoding thioredoxin-disulfide reductase; the protein is MGETKHTKVLIIGSGPAGYTAGVYASRAMLSPILVQGIEPGGQLTTTTEVENYPGFTEVQGPDLMIKMQEHAQAMGCEIIGDIITELDTESRPFVAKGDSGTTYTADAVILATGARAKWLGLDSEEKFKGFGVSACATCDGFFYRGQEIVVIGGGNTAVEEALFLTNFASKVTLIHRRDELRAEKILQERLFKNEKIETLWFHELEEVIGTDAPLGVTGVKVKHTKTGEINEIPCAGVFVAIGHAPATELVKDVLETHNGGYVKVEAGSTRTSIPGIFAAGDLTDHVYRQAVTSAGMGCMAALDAEKFLAESE